In the Cydia splendana chromosome 2, ilCydSple1.2, whole genome shotgun sequence genome, one interval contains:
- the LOC134805986 gene encoding uncharacterized protein LOC134805986 isoform X1, with protein sequence MAEESDPNQSNPKTYENGWIVCRSQKRPGLLYNFNTLTGEAQWRDPDKNGHLTAIMDKNKVPFDCHEPTEPPMEPQPHKQPIVAQGSPAPNIYNKQIINNQFPAKPFTIAPFANSACGTYGVIDPGQINTINVPPVWVTTTPTASQVFLGHSVTSLNPLLTYGGLENIQLQNTSVPLSNRFQVLNRLNTGSPIGMNLPYEGTINHESYSHQQPHQHFKPWHKMNHKRPVKNNLNRHTDLRSKLSSRKRQDLNAHEANVTVADKPEMKKEDASVIVTEDELNPDDNDEWLEAHTDGEGRELNMDIECFWELADSSTSRDCCYIIPTTRVLLNNMRFLTSLVISDDRIRLLTPRDVVRTLRCAAFSSNDRLADYASRARTFAIRQMRKIPDNLKDRPNVKSCLELIAPNIHVVRLVDEKDMLNQESINDGTITVTELKRYLTRTSTPKLTPVRKMHTICEQIKIIVPNAEVQSESSPQVAEPQIQIQESLEGPSICNATTNSTTLESPRLDTEKTGQKEIEIQTDLPPEKRTANACVQTDFNFISPSFEINANKNKTSEAANAVNYLCDKQTNFNFTSSERGHNEIKTSSIEDTAEASNDNKAAAPRKIRLKRLQHSNVSSNTEEKKAFKWRRRRNTQQATVVEHEQGYPSNSGTSSTSHVIQNDDSVDNSKLSDASVAEAMVDESSTSGVISNSIDSDRQPIQNELNTDPSIVVYEVTSDYMTDRLILRSDEWMSRFVQIMEEVLSQVLLFDPPFVDATLPPPWTFYEATVCVKRKFTNETKIVYASDKLAIFLLKINDDRGNLVTKLSPTDFMKMYTFGINLVNTLQSVLKDCEDVHIASQNLSQLLSDIREPDLDESYDMETFNYEEPNHSPNFSEAVTDMSTIISGFPPMPATNNCPENKEKSQSCNNSPARYSLRSSHSHSQQKKKEEEVQTQTNAVCNENKKYTLFSSLGLQKREIKVDSGITKTISNDPKDQQLKPPSPLTLTPEASENAQDAKPKIVRNFNICPEFEKRLNGEICSNATDNNDSVEVDYVAENYMQENMHFAEDVDLAEYDFTNNEIYYYDGAMSETTKMDVDLNYKCRQPPNADYKLKQVVRRVTYKYRRWLIDLQTFCEATNATIKSPDNQQQEYQTNVKKKITKVGEHANSVCRRLKCILNRDPSVTSNKFRDMLKSYGIIDFNMNDTQMAEYRKLIENYLELAERLLTCVTRLAEAVKVK encoded by the exons ATGGCAGAGGAATCCGACCCAAACCAATCGAACCCAAAAACGTATGAGAACGGATGGATTGTCTGTCGCTCTCAAAAGCGCCCGGGACTATTGTATAACTTTAACACCTTGACAGGTGAAGCGCAGTGGCGAGATCCCGAC aaaaatggGCATCTTACTGCCATCATGGATAAAAATAAGGTTCCATTTGACTGTCATGAACCAACTGAGCCTCCAATGGAGCCACAACCTCATAAACAGCCAATAGTCGCACAGGGCAGCCCTGCCCCAAACATTTACAACAAACAGATTATAAATAATCAGTTTCCAGCTAAACCATTTACAATAGCTCCTTTTGCCAATTCAGCTTGTGGCACATATGGAGTGATAGACCCTGGCCAGATAAATACTATAAATGTCCCACCTGTTTGGGTAACAACAACACCAACAGCATCTCAAGTCTTCCTTGGTCACTCAGTAACGTCATTGAACCCGTTACTTACTTATGGTGGCCTAGAAAACATACAATTACAAAACACATCAGTGCCTTTGAGTAATAGATTTCAAGTTTTAAACCGGTTAAACACTGGAAGCCCTATTGGTATGAATTTGCCATATGAAGGTACTATTAATCACGAAAGTTATAGCCACCAACAGCCGCATCAACATTTTAAACCCTGGCATAAAATGAACCATAAAAGacctgtaaaaaataatttaaatagacATACTGATCTAAGGAGTAAACTGAGTAGCAGAAAAAGGCAGGACCTTAATGCTCATGAAGCTAATG TTACAGTTGCAGATAAACCTGAAATGAAAAAGGAAGATGCATCAGTTATTGTCACAGAAGATGAACTAAATCCAGATGATAATGATGAATGGTTGGAG GCACATACTGATGGTGAAGGAAGAGAGTTGAACATGGACATTGAGTGCTTTTGGGAGTTGGCTGACAGTAGCACAAGTCGCGACTGCTGTTATATTATACCCACCACAAGGGTTCTGCTCAACAACATGCGATTCTTGACCAGTCTTGTGATATCAG ACGATCGTATCCGGCTGTTGACGCCGCGCGACGTGGTGCGTACGCTGCGTTGCGCTGCATTCTCGAGCAACGATCGCTTGGCAGACTACGCGAGTCGCGCCAGGACGTTCGCCATTCGCCAGATGA GGAAAATTCCTGACAATTTAAAGGACAGACCCAATGTTAAATCCTGTTTGGAATTAATTGCTCCCAATATACACGTg GTCCGTCTTGTTGACGAAAAGGATATGCTGAATCAAGAATCTATCAATGATGGTACAATTACAGTTACTGAACTAAAGCGGTATTTAACACGAACTTCAACTCCGAAATTAACACCTGTCCGCAAAATGCATACTATCTgcgaacaaattaaaataatagtacCAAATGCCGAGGTTCAATCTGAGAGTTCACCACAAGTAGCGGAACCCCAAATCCAAATACAAGAGAGCTTAGAGGGCCCTAGTATATGCAATGCGACTACGAACTCAACCACCCTAGAATCCCCAAGACTTGACACTGAAAAAACTGGACAGAAAGAGATAGAAATCCAAACTGATCTGCCGCCAGAAAAACGAACTGCAAACGCGTGTGTACAGacagattttaattttatatcacCTTCATTTGAGATAAacgcaaataaaaataaaaccagcGAAGCGGCGAATGCCGTAAATTATTTGTGTGATAAGCaaacaaattttaatttcaCGTCATCAGAAAGAGGGCACAATGAAATTAAAACCAGTTCTATAGAAGATACAGCAGAGGCTTCCAATGATAATAAAGCAGCAGCACCACGAAAAATCAGACTAAAAAGGCTGCAACATTCAAATGTTAGCAGCAACACAGAGGAGAAAAAAGCTTTCAAATGGCGCAGGAGAAGGAATACCCAGCAAGCAACGGTGGTCGAACACGAACAGGGTTATCCAAGCAACAGCGGAACATCTTCCACCAGCCACGTAATCCAAAATGATGACTCCGTGGATAACTCCAAGTTAAGCGACGCCAGTGTTGCAGAGGCGATGGTCGATGAATCGTCCACATCGGGTGTCATTTCTAATTCCATTGATTCCGACAGGCAACCAATCCAAAATGAATTGAACACGGACCCAAGCATTGTAGTTTATGAGGTTACAAGCGATTATATGACAGATCGTCTTATCTTGAGGAGCGATGAGTGGATGTCACGGTTCGTGCAAATAATGGAAGAAGTTCTTTCTCAAGTGCTTCTATTTGACCCGCCTTTTGTTGACGCGACTTTGCCTCCGCCGTGGACTTTCTACGAGGCAACGGTATGCGTTAAACGGAAATTTACAAACGAAACAAAAATCGTCTATGCTTCCGATAAATTGGCTATATTCCTTTTGAAAATAAACGATGATAGAG GAAACTTAGTGACAAAATTAAGCCCTACGGATTTCATGAAAATGTACACCTTTGGCATAAATTTAGTCAACACACTGCAG TCGGTGTTGAAAGATTGTGAAGATGTGCATATAGCATCTCAGAATTTATCTCAACTGCTAAGCGACATTCGGGAGCCCGATTTAGACGAGTCCTATGATATGGAAACATTCAATTACGAGGAGCCAAACCACTCGCCCAATTTCAGCGAAGCGGTGACAG ATATGTCGACAATAATCTCAGGCTTCCCACCTATGCCAGCCACCAACAACTGTCCTGAAAACAAAGAGAAAAGCCAGTCGTGCAACAACTCTCCGGCAAGATATAGTCTAAGATCCAGTCACTCACACTCACAGCAG aAGAAGAAAGAGGAGGAAGTACAGACACAGACTAATGCTGTGTgcaatgaaaacaaaaaatatactttgtTTTCTAGTCTTGGACTGCAAAAAAGGGAGATCAAGGTTGATAGTGGTATTACTAAGACTATTTCTAATGATCCCAAAGACCAACAACTCAAACCACCTTCACCATTAACACTAACACCTGAAGCTTCCGAGAATGCCCAAGACGCAAAACCAAAGATTGTTAGAAATTTTAACATATGTCCCGAATTTGAGAAAAGATTAAATGGCGAAATCTGTAGTAATGCTACTGACAATAATGATTCCGTCGAAGTTGATTATGTAGCTGAGAATTATATGCAAGAAAACATGCATTTTGCAGAAGACGTTGATTTAGCAGAGTACGATTTTACCaataatgaaatttattattatgacGGTGCCATGTCTGAGACGACGAAAATGGATGTTGACCTGAACTATAAATGTAGACAACCGCCCAATGCTGATTACAAATTGAAACAGGTTGTTAGGAGAGTAACGTACAAATACCGCAGGTGGTTAATAGATTTGCAAACATTCTG CGAGGCTACAAATGCAACCATAAAAAGTCCAGATAACCAGCAACAGGAGTACCAAACCAACGTGAAGAAGAAGATCACTAAAGTCGGCGAACACGCGAACAGTGTGTGTCGCCGTTTGAAATG CATATTAAACCGCGATCCCAGCGTAACGAGTAACAAATTCCGCGATATGTTGAAGAGTTACGGAATCATTGATTTTAATATGAACGACACTCAAATGGCTGAATATCG AAAGTTAATTGAGAACTATCTGGAACTGGCGGAACGACTATTAACATGTGTGACGCGACTTGCCGAGGCTGTAAAGGTGAAATGA
- the LOC134805986 gene encoding uncharacterized protein LOC134805986 isoform X3, whose product MAEESDPNQSNPKTYENGWIVCRSQKRPGLLYNFNTLTGEAQWRDPDKNGHLTAIMDKNKVPFDCHEPTEPPMEPQPHKQPIVAQGSPAPNIYNKQIINNQFPAKPFTIAPFANSACGTYGVIDPGQINTINVPPVWVTTTPTASQVFLGHSVTSLNPLLTYGGLENIQLQNTSVPLSNRFQVLNRLNTGSPIGMNLPYEGTINHESYSHQQPHQHFKPWHKMNHKRPVKNNLNRHTDLRSKLSSRKRQDLNAHEANDKPEMKKEDASVIVTEDELNPDDNDEWLEAHTDGEGRELNMDIECFWELADSSTSRDCCYIIPTTRVLLNNMRFLTSLVISDDRIRLLTPRDVVRTLRCAAFSSNDRLADYASRARTFAIRQMRKIPDNLKDRPNVKSCLELIAPNIHVVRLVDEKDMLNQESINDGTITVTELKRYLTRTSTPKLTPVRKMHTICEQIKIIVPNAEVQSESSPQVAEPQIQIQESLEGPSICNATTNSTTLESPRLDTEKTGQKEIEIQTDLPPEKRTANACVQTDFNFISPSFEINANKNKTSEAANAVNYLCDKQTNFNFTSSERGHNEIKTSSIEDTAEASNDNKAAAPRKIRLKRLQHSNVSSNTEEKKAFKWRRRRNTQQATVVEHEQGYPSNSGTSSTSHVIQNDDSVDNSKLSDASVAEAMVDESSTSGVISNSIDSDRQPIQNELNTDPSIVVYEVTSDYMTDRLILRSDEWMSRFVQIMEEVLSQVLLFDPPFVDATLPPPWTFYEATVCVKRKFTNETKIVYASDKLAIFLLKINDDRGNLVTKLSPTDFMKMYTFGINLVNTLQSVLKDCEDVHIASQNLSQLLSDIREPDLDESYDMETFNYEEPNHSPNFSEAVTDMSTIISGFPPMPATNNCPENKEKSQSCNNSPARYSLRSSHSHSQQKKKEEEVQTQTNAVCNENKKYTLFSSLGLQKREIKVDSGITKTISNDPKDQQLKPPSPLTLTPEASENAQDAKPKIVRNFNICPEFEKRLNGEICSNATDNNDSVEVDYVAENYMQENMHFAEDVDLAEYDFTNNEIYYYDGAMSETTKMDVDLNYKCRQPPNADYKLKQVVRRVTYKYRRWLIDLQTFCEATNATIKSPDNQQQEYQTNVKKKITKVGEHANSVCRRLKCILNRDPSVTSNKFRDMLKSYGIIDFNMNDTQMAEYRKLIENYLELAERLLTCVTRLAEAVKVK is encoded by the exons ATGGCAGAGGAATCCGACCCAAACCAATCGAACCCAAAAACGTATGAGAACGGATGGATTGTCTGTCGCTCTCAAAAGCGCCCGGGACTATTGTATAACTTTAACACCTTGACAGGTGAAGCGCAGTGGCGAGATCCCGAC aaaaatggGCATCTTACTGCCATCATGGATAAAAATAAGGTTCCATTTGACTGTCATGAACCAACTGAGCCTCCAATGGAGCCACAACCTCATAAACAGCCAATAGTCGCACAGGGCAGCCCTGCCCCAAACATTTACAACAAACAGATTATAAATAATCAGTTTCCAGCTAAACCATTTACAATAGCTCCTTTTGCCAATTCAGCTTGTGGCACATATGGAGTGATAGACCCTGGCCAGATAAATACTATAAATGTCCCACCTGTTTGGGTAACAACAACACCAACAGCATCTCAAGTCTTCCTTGGTCACTCAGTAACGTCATTGAACCCGTTACTTACTTATGGTGGCCTAGAAAACATACAATTACAAAACACATCAGTGCCTTTGAGTAATAGATTTCAAGTTTTAAACCGGTTAAACACTGGAAGCCCTATTGGTATGAATTTGCCATATGAAGGTACTATTAATCACGAAAGTTATAGCCACCAACAGCCGCATCAACATTTTAAACCCTGGCATAAAATGAACCATAAAAGacctgtaaaaaataatttaaatagacATACTGATCTAAGGAGTAAACTGAGTAGCAGAAAAAGGCAGGACCTTAATGCTCATGAAGCTAATG ATAAACCTGAAATGAAAAAGGAAGATGCATCAGTTATTGTCACAGAAGATGAACTAAATCCAGATGATAATGATGAATGGTTGGAG GCACATACTGATGGTGAAGGAAGAGAGTTGAACATGGACATTGAGTGCTTTTGGGAGTTGGCTGACAGTAGCACAAGTCGCGACTGCTGTTATATTATACCCACCACAAGGGTTCTGCTCAACAACATGCGATTCTTGACCAGTCTTGTGATATCAG ACGATCGTATCCGGCTGTTGACGCCGCGCGACGTGGTGCGTACGCTGCGTTGCGCTGCATTCTCGAGCAACGATCGCTTGGCAGACTACGCGAGTCGCGCCAGGACGTTCGCCATTCGCCAGATGA GGAAAATTCCTGACAATTTAAAGGACAGACCCAATGTTAAATCCTGTTTGGAATTAATTGCTCCCAATATACACGTg GTCCGTCTTGTTGACGAAAAGGATATGCTGAATCAAGAATCTATCAATGATGGTACAATTACAGTTACTGAACTAAAGCGGTATTTAACACGAACTTCAACTCCGAAATTAACACCTGTCCGCAAAATGCATACTATCTgcgaacaaattaaaataatagtacCAAATGCCGAGGTTCAATCTGAGAGTTCACCACAAGTAGCGGAACCCCAAATCCAAATACAAGAGAGCTTAGAGGGCCCTAGTATATGCAATGCGACTACGAACTCAACCACCCTAGAATCCCCAAGACTTGACACTGAAAAAACTGGACAGAAAGAGATAGAAATCCAAACTGATCTGCCGCCAGAAAAACGAACTGCAAACGCGTGTGTACAGacagattttaattttatatcacCTTCATTTGAGATAAacgcaaataaaaataaaaccagcGAAGCGGCGAATGCCGTAAATTATTTGTGTGATAAGCaaacaaattttaatttcaCGTCATCAGAAAGAGGGCACAATGAAATTAAAACCAGTTCTATAGAAGATACAGCAGAGGCTTCCAATGATAATAAAGCAGCAGCACCACGAAAAATCAGACTAAAAAGGCTGCAACATTCAAATGTTAGCAGCAACACAGAGGAGAAAAAAGCTTTCAAATGGCGCAGGAGAAGGAATACCCAGCAAGCAACGGTGGTCGAACACGAACAGGGTTATCCAAGCAACAGCGGAACATCTTCCACCAGCCACGTAATCCAAAATGATGACTCCGTGGATAACTCCAAGTTAAGCGACGCCAGTGTTGCAGAGGCGATGGTCGATGAATCGTCCACATCGGGTGTCATTTCTAATTCCATTGATTCCGACAGGCAACCAATCCAAAATGAATTGAACACGGACCCAAGCATTGTAGTTTATGAGGTTACAAGCGATTATATGACAGATCGTCTTATCTTGAGGAGCGATGAGTGGATGTCACGGTTCGTGCAAATAATGGAAGAAGTTCTTTCTCAAGTGCTTCTATTTGACCCGCCTTTTGTTGACGCGACTTTGCCTCCGCCGTGGACTTTCTACGAGGCAACGGTATGCGTTAAACGGAAATTTACAAACGAAACAAAAATCGTCTATGCTTCCGATAAATTGGCTATATTCCTTTTGAAAATAAACGATGATAGAG GAAACTTAGTGACAAAATTAAGCCCTACGGATTTCATGAAAATGTACACCTTTGGCATAAATTTAGTCAACACACTGCAG TCGGTGTTGAAAGATTGTGAAGATGTGCATATAGCATCTCAGAATTTATCTCAACTGCTAAGCGACATTCGGGAGCCCGATTTAGACGAGTCCTATGATATGGAAACATTCAATTACGAGGAGCCAAACCACTCGCCCAATTTCAGCGAAGCGGTGACAG ATATGTCGACAATAATCTCAGGCTTCCCACCTATGCCAGCCACCAACAACTGTCCTGAAAACAAAGAGAAAAGCCAGTCGTGCAACAACTCTCCGGCAAGATATAGTCTAAGATCCAGTCACTCACACTCACAGCAG aAGAAGAAAGAGGAGGAAGTACAGACACAGACTAATGCTGTGTgcaatgaaaacaaaaaatatactttgtTTTCTAGTCTTGGACTGCAAAAAAGGGAGATCAAGGTTGATAGTGGTATTACTAAGACTATTTCTAATGATCCCAAAGACCAACAACTCAAACCACCTTCACCATTAACACTAACACCTGAAGCTTCCGAGAATGCCCAAGACGCAAAACCAAAGATTGTTAGAAATTTTAACATATGTCCCGAATTTGAGAAAAGATTAAATGGCGAAATCTGTAGTAATGCTACTGACAATAATGATTCCGTCGAAGTTGATTATGTAGCTGAGAATTATATGCAAGAAAACATGCATTTTGCAGAAGACGTTGATTTAGCAGAGTACGATTTTACCaataatgaaatttattattatgacGGTGCCATGTCTGAGACGACGAAAATGGATGTTGACCTGAACTATAAATGTAGACAACCGCCCAATGCTGATTACAAATTGAAACAGGTTGTTAGGAGAGTAACGTACAAATACCGCAGGTGGTTAATAGATTTGCAAACATTCTG CGAGGCTACAAATGCAACCATAAAAAGTCCAGATAACCAGCAACAGGAGTACCAAACCAACGTGAAGAAGAAGATCACTAAAGTCGGCGAACACGCGAACAGTGTGTGTCGCCGTTTGAAATG CATATTAAACCGCGATCCCAGCGTAACGAGTAACAAATTCCGCGATATGTTGAAGAGTTACGGAATCATTGATTTTAATATGAACGACACTCAAATGGCTGAATATCG AAAGTTAATTGAGAACTATCTGGAACTGGCGGAACGACTATTAACATGTGTGACGCGACTTGCCGAGGCTGTAAAGGTGAAATGA
- the LOC134805986 gene encoding uncharacterized protein LOC134805986 isoform X2: MAEESDPNQSNPKTYENGWIVCRSQKRPGLLYNFNTLTGEAQWRDPDKNGHLTAIMDKNKVPFDCHEPTEPPMEPQPHKQPIVAQGSPAPNIYNKQIINNQFPAKPFTIAPFANSACGTYGVIDPGQINTINVPPVWVTTTPTASQVFLGHSVTSLNPLLTYGGLENIQLQNTSVPLSNRFQVLNRLNTGSPIGMNLPYEGTINHESYSHQQPHQHFKPWHKMNHKRPVKNNLNRHTDLRSKLSSRKRQDLNAHEANVADKPEMKKEDASVIVTEDELNPDDNDEWLEAHTDGEGRELNMDIECFWELADSSTSRDCCYIIPTTRVLLNNMRFLTSLVISDDRIRLLTPRDVVRTLRCAAFSSNDRLADYASRARTFAIRQMRKIPDNLKDRPNVKSCLELIAPNIHVVRLVDEKDMLNQESINDGTITVTELKRYLTRTSTPKLTPVRKMHTICEQIKIIVPNAEVQSESSPQVAEPQIQIQESLEGPSICNATTNSTTLESPRLDTEKTGQKEIEIQTDLPPEKRTANACVQTDFNFISPSFEINANKNKTSEAANAVNYLCDKQTNFNFTSSERGHNEIKTSSIEDTAEASNDNKAAAPRKIRLKRLQHSNVSSNTEEKKAFKWRRRRNTQQATVVEHEQGYPSNSGTSSTSHVIQNDDSVDNSKLSDASVAEAMVDESSTSGVISNSIDSDRQPIQNELNTDPSIVVYEVTSDYMTDRLILRSDEWMSRFVQIMEEVLSQVLLFDPPFVDATLPPPWTFYEATVCVKRKFTNETKIVYASDKLAIFLLKINDDRGNLVTKLSPTDFMKMYTFGINLVNTLQSVLKDCEDVHIASQNLSQLLSDIREPDLDESYDMETFNYEEPNHSPNFSEAVTDMSTIISGFPPMPATNNCPENKEKSQSCNNSPARYSLRSSHSHSQQKKKEEEVQTQTNAVCNENKKYTLFSSLGLQKREIKVDSGITKTISNDPKDQQLKPPSPLTLTPEASENAQDAKPKIVRNFNICPEFEKRLNGEICSNATDNNDSVEVDYVAENYMQENMHFAEDVDLAEYDFTNNEIYYYDGAMSETTKMDVDLNYKCRQPPNADYKLKQVVRRVTYKYRRWLIDLQTFCEATNATIKSPDNQQQEYQTNVKKKITKVGEHANSVCRRLKCILNRDPSVTSNKFRDMLKSYGIIDFNMNDTQMAEYRKLIENYLELAERLLTCVTRLAEAVKVK; this comes from the exons ATGGCAGAGGAATCCGACCCAAACCAATCGAACCCAAAAACGTATGAGAACGGATGGATTGTCTGTCGCTCTCAAAAGCGCCCGGGACTATTGTATAACTTTAACACCTTGACAGGTGAAGCGCAGTGGCGAGATCCCGAC aaaaatggGCATCTTACTGCCATCATGGATAAAAATAAGGTTCCATTTGACTGTCATGAACCAACTGAGCCTCCAATGGAGCCACAACCTCATAAACAGCCAATAGTCGCACAGGGCAGCCCTGCCCCAAACATTTACAACAAACAGATTATAAATAATCAGTTTCCAGCTAAACCATTTACAATAGCTCCTTTTGCCAATTCAGCTTGTGGCACATATGGAGTGATAGACCCTGGCCAGATAAATACTATAAATGTCCCACCTGTTTGGGTAACAACAACACCAACAGCATCTCAAGTCTTCCTTGGTCACTCAGTAACGTCATTGAACCCGTTACTTACTTATGGTGGCCTAGAAAACATACAATTACAAAACACATCAGTGCCTTTGAGTAATAGATTTCAAGTTTTAAACCGGTTAAACACTGGAAGCCCTATTGGTATGAATTTGCCATATGAAGGTACTATTAATCACGAAAGTTATAGCCACCAACAGCCGCATCAACATTTTAAACCCTGGCATAAAATGAACCATAAAAGacctgtaaaaaataatttaaatagacATACTGATCTAAGGAGTAAACTGAGTAGCAGAAAAAGGCAGGACCTTAATGCTCATGAAGCTAATG TTGCAGATAAACCTGAAATGAAAAAGGAAGATGCATCAGTTATTGTCACAGAAGATGAACTAAATCCAGATGATAATGATGAATGGTTGGAG GCACATACTGATGGTGAAGGAAGAGAGTTGAACATGGACATTGAGTGCTTTTGGGAGTTGGCTGACAGTAGCACAAGTCGCGACTGCTGTTATATTATACCCACCACAAGGGTTCTGCTCAACAACATGCGATTCTTGACCAGTCTTGTGATATCAG ACGATCGTATCCGGCTGTTGACGCCGCGCGACGTGGTGCGTACGCTGCGTTGCGCTGCATTCTCGAGCAACGATCGCTTGGCAGACTACGCGAGTCGCGCCAGGACGTTCGCCATTCGCCAGATGA GGAAAATTCCTGACAATTTAAAGGACAGACCCAATGTTAAATCCTGTTTGGAATTAATTGCTCCCAATATACACGTg GTCCGTCTTGTTGACGAAAAGGATATGCTGAATCAAGAATCTATCAATGATGGTACAATTACAGTTACTGAACTAAAGCGGTATTTAACACGAACTTCAACTCCGAAATTAACACCTGTCCGCAAAATGCATACTATCTgcgaacaaattaaaataatagtacCAAATGCCGAGGTTCAATCTGAGAGTTCACCACAAGTAGCGGAACCCCAAATCCAAATACAAGAGAGCTTAGAGGGCCCTAGTATATGCAATGCGACTACGAACTCAACCACCCTAGAATCCCCAAGACTTGACACTGAAAAAACTGGACAGAAAGAGATAGAAATCCAAACTGATCTGCCGCCAGAAAAACGAACTGCAAACGCGTGTGTACAGacagattttaattttatatcacCTTCATTTGAGATAAacgcaaataaaaataaaaccagcGAAGCGGCGAATGCCGTAAATTATTTGTGTGATAAGCaaacaaattttaatttcaCGTCATCAGAAAGAGGGCACAATGAAATTAAAACCAGTTCTATAGAAGATACAGCAGAGGCTTCCAATGATAATAAAGCAGCAGCACCACGAAAAATCAGACTAAAAAGGCTGCAACATTCAAATGTTAGCAGCAACACAGAGGAGAAAAAAGCTTTCAAATGGCGCAGGAGAAGGAATACCCAGCAAGCAACGGTGGTCGAACACGAACAGGGTTATCCAAGCAACAGCGGAACATCTTCCACCAGCCACGTAATCCAAAATGATGACTCCGTGGATAACTCCAAGTTAAGCGACGCCAGTGTTGCAGAGGCGATGGTCGATGAATCGTCCACATCGGGTGTCATTTCTAATTCCATTGATTCCGACAGGCAACCAATCCAAAATGAATTGAACACGGACCCAAGCATTGTAGTTTATGAGGTTACAAGCGATTATATGACAGATCGTCTTATCTTGAGGAGCGATGAGTGGATGTCACGGTTCGTGCAAATAATGGAAGAAGTTCTTTCTCAAGTGCTTCTATTTGACCCGCCTTTTGTTGACGCGACTTTGCCTCCGCCGTGGACTTTCTACGAGGCAACGGTATGCGTTAAACGGAAATTTACAAACGAAACAAAAATCGTCTATGCTTCCGATAAATTGGCTATATTCCTTTTGAAAATAAACGATGATAGAG GAAACTTAGTGACAAAATTAAGCCCTACGGATTTCATGAAAATGTACACCTTTGGCATAAATTTAGTCAACACACTGCAG TCGGTGTTGAAAGATTGTGAAGATGTGCATATAGCATCTCAGAATTTATCTCAACTGCTAAGCGACATTCGGGAGCCCGATTTAGACGAGTCCTATGATATGGAAACATTCAATTACGAGGAGCCAAACCACTCGCCCAATTTCAGCGAAGCGGTGACAG ATATGTCGACAATAATCTCAGGCTTCCCACCTATGCCAGCCACCAACAACTGTCCTGAAAACAAAGAGAAAAGCCAGTCGTGCAACAACTCTCCGGCAAGATATAGTCTAAGATCCAGTCACTCACACTCACAGCAG aAGAAGAAAGAGGAGGAAGTACAGACACAGACTAATGCTGTGTgcaatgaaaacaaaaaatatactttgtTTTCTAGTCTTGGACTGCAAAAAAGGGAGATCAAGGTTGATAGTGGTATTACTAAGACTATTTCTAATGATCCCAAAGACCAACAACTCAAACCACCTTCACCATTAACACTAACACCTGAAGCTTCCGAGAATGCCCAAGACGCAAAACCAAAGATTGTTAGAAATTTTAACATATGTCCCGAATTTGAGAAAAGATTAAATGGCGAAATCTGTAGTAATGCTACTGACAATAATGATTCCGTCGAAGTTGATTATGTAGCTGAGAATTATATGCAAGAAAACATGCATTTTGCAGAAGACGTTGATTTAGCAGAGTACGATTTTACCaataatgaaatttattattatgacGGTGCCATGTCTGAGACGACGAAAATGGATGTTGACCTGAACTATAAATGTAGACAACCGCCCAATGCTGATTACAAATTGAAACAGGTTGTTAGGAGAGTAACGTACAAATACCGCAGGTGGTTAATAGATTTGCAAACATTCTG CGAGGCTACAAATGCAACCATAAAAAGTCCAGATAACCAGCAACAGGAGTACCAAACCAACGTGAAGAAGAAGATCACTAAAGTCGGCGAACACGCGAACAGTGTGTGTCGCCGTTTGAAATG CATATTAAACCGCGATCCCAGCGTAACGAGTAACAAATTCCGCGATATGTTGAAGAGTTACGGAATCATTGATTTTAATATGAACGACACTCAAATGGCTGAATATCG AAAGTTAATTGAGAACTATCTGGAACTGGCGGAACGACTATTAACATGTGTGACGCGACTTGCCGAGGCTGTAAAGGTGAAATGA